The sequence TGATAAGAACGATGTCTTGTATGCCCTTGCGGTGGCACCGCACGTTTTAACCGATATGGTTTCGGCAGTTCAAGCAAGGCTTCTGTTTCATATTGGCTCACTGGGATAGAATGGCCAATATATTCTTCAATAGCGGGTAAATTCATCGCATATTCTTCGCAAGCAAAACTAATCGAAACGCCACTTTCCCCTGCTCGTCCAGTGCGGCCGATTCGGTGAACATAATCTTCTCGATCATCGGGTAAATCATAATTGAAAACATGCGTCACATCAGAAATATGCAAGCCACGAGCAGCCACATCTGTTGCTACTAAAATATCTAAATCGCCGTCGGTAAATTGTTTTAATAACGATAAACGTTTTTTCTGTGCTACATCGCCAGTCAGTAAACCAACACGATGCCCATCAGCCGCCAAATAACCCCAAATTTCTTCACAACGATGTTTCGTATTCGCAAATACAATACAGCGCTCAGGCCATTCATCTTCCATTAAGGTTAAGAGAAGTGCCATTTTATCCTGATTAGATGGATAAAAAAGTTCTTCTTTAATGCGATGTCCTGTTTTTTGTTCTGGTTCAATTTCAATATATTCAGGGTCATTCATATCCTCAAATGCTAATTCACGCACTTTATAAGAAAGCGTTGCTGAAAATAACATCGTTAAACGCGCTTGCGGAGCGGGGCATTTACGCAATAAATAACGAATATCACGGATAAACCCAAGATCAAACATTCGATCCGCTTCATCTAGCACGACAACTTGGATTTCATCTAAACAAATTACACCTTGTTTAACATAATCAATGACTCGCCCCGTCGTACCAATCAAAATATCGACGCCACGCTCAATCGCTTGTAGCTGTTTATCATAACCATCGCCACCATAGGCAAGTGCGGTCTTTAATCCACTCGCTTTTGCAAGAAATTCTGCGTCATTACTAATCTGCACCGCTAATTCTCGTGTAGGTGCTAAAATCAAAGCTCTTGGATGAGGATATTCAAGATTAGGATCCTGGTGAGTTAAAAGATGGTGAAAAGTAGCTGTTAAAAAAGCCATTGTCTTGCCTGTACCAGTTTGAGCTTGTCCTGCGACATCTCGTCCATTTAAACTGATAGGCAAGGATAAAGCCTGAATTGGGGTACAAAAATCAAAGCCTTTTTTTGCCAAAGCATCTCGCACAATCGGATGTAGAGGAAGATCGGAGAATCGTTGTTGGCTTAAATAATCTTGTTGCATAAAAATCACATTTTAGAATAATAAAATTGCGTTTAGCATAGCATGCTTAGGGAAAATCCTCAAAAAAGGACCGCACTTATAAAAATTAACCGATAGGGTTTCCTATCGGTTAATCTCTATTTAATGCTCCATTCGTCACTCACATTTGGATCCATTGCAAAATCTGCAGTATCACTTGGAATCGCTTTTTCTTCAGCTGCCCACTCGCCAAGATCGATTAACTGGCAACGTTTGCTACAAAAAGGTCGAAAAGTACTTTCATTTGTCCAAGGCACAGATTTTTGGCAAATCGGACAAGGTACTTCAATAATTTCGTCAGACATTTTTATTTTCCGCTTGTTGTAAATAAAACTGGTGCAATTCTAGCACCTTTTGCTGCAAGTGCGGTAAGTTTTGGGCCAGATCAGCATCATTGTTAATCACATCATCCGCCCATTTCAAACGCTCTTGTTGAGAAACTTGAGAATTTATAATTCGTTGAATTTGTTCAAAATTATTGTTATCTCGTTGAGCTGAACGAGCAAGTTGAGTTTGTGGGCTCACATCCACCACCAAAATACGATCACAAAGTGCGGTCAATTTATTTTCTATTAATAAAGGGACGACAAATAATGTGTAAGGCGCAGTTTGTTTAGCGAGTTGTTGTTTCATTCGTTCACGAATAGCGGGATGTAGAAGGTTATTTAACCACAATTTATCTTCATCATGGTTAAACACTCGCTCTCGTAAAGCCGCACGATTAAGCTCGCCTTGTTCCGTTAAAATTTTAGATCCAAAATGTTCAACAATTTTTGACAATAAGGGGGAATCTTTCGCGACGACCTCTCTAGCAACCACATCCGCATCTACTAGAGGTACGCCAAGATCGGCAAATAAATTAGCAATCGTTGTTTTACCACTACCA comes from Haemophilus haemolyticus and encodes:
- the rhlB gene encoding ATP-dependent RNA helicase RhlB, which codes for MQQDYLSQQRFSDLPLHPIVRDALAKKGFDFCTPIQALSLPISLNGRDVAGQAQTGTGKTMAFLTATFHHLLTHQDPNLEYPHPRALILAPTRELAVQISNDAEFLAKASGLKTALAYGGDGYDKQLQAIERGVDILIGTTGRVIDYVKQGVICLDEIQVVVLDEADRMFDLGFIRDIRYLLRKCPAPQARLTMLFSATLSYKVRELAFEDMNDPEYIEIEPEQKTGHRIKEELFYPSNQDKMALLLTLMEDEWPERCIVFANTKHRCEEIWGYLAADGHRVGLLTGDVAQKKRLSLLKQFTDGDLDILVATDVAARGLHISDVTHVFNYDLPDDREDYVHRIGRTGRAGESGVSISFACEEYAMNLPAIEEYIGHSIPVSQYETEALLELPKPYRLKRAVPPQGHTRHRSYHTK
- the yacG gene encoding DNA gyrase inhibitor YacG; its protein translation is MSDEIIEVPCPICQKSVPWTNESTFRPFCSKRCQLIDLGEWAAEEKAIPSDTADFAMDPNVSDEWSIK
- the coaE gene encoding dephospho-CoA kinase (Dephospho-CoA kinase (CoaE) performs the final step in coenzyme A biosynthesis.), encoding MTYIVGLTGGIGSGKTTIANLFADLGVPLVDADVVAREVVAKDSPLLSKIVEHFGSKILTEQGELNRAALRERVFNHDEDKLWLNNLLHPAIRERMKQQLAKQTAPYTLFVVPLLIENKLTALCDRILVVDVSPQTQLARSAQRDNNNFEQIQRIINSQVSQQERLKWADDVINNDADLAQNLPHLQQKVLELHQFYLQQAENKNV